From a region of the Roseivirga sp. 4D4 genome:
- a CDS encoding bifunctional methionine sulfoxide reductase B/A protein: MLTWIDVIKFANNGNPSPDRRVEKTEEEWRKILTPEQFQIARLKGTERAGTGAFCERHEPGLYGCVCCGTPLFDSRVKFESGTGWPSFAQPVKENAIGYIKDTSYGMTRVEVVCNTCDAHQGHVFPDGPEPSGLRYCINSASMQLLEDDNKEATAIIGGGCFWCTEAVFQRVEGVSHVESGYSGGAIKNPTYREICSGRTGHAEVIKITYDPEVLDYADLLRIFFSTHDPTTLNRQGYDQGTQYRSVIFFQDEKEKEIAEEVVLEMKDYFDDPIVTEISPLGAYYTAEEDHQNYYNEHRSQGYCTAIIDPKVAKLRAMFADRLKPEMS; encoded by the coding sequence ATGCTCACGTGGATTGATGTGATCAAATTTGCCAATAATGGCAACCCCAGCCCTGACCGTAGGGTTGAAAAAACTGAAGAAGAGTGGAGGAAAATCCTCACCCCAGAACAGTTTCAAATTGCAAGACTCAAAGGTACCGAAAGAGCGGGCACCGGAGCTTTTTGCGAAAGGCATGAGCCAGGACTATATGGCTGTGTCTGTTGCGGAACACCCTTATTTGACTCAAGAGTGAAGTTCGAATCAGGAACCGGCTGGCCTAGCTTTGCCCAGCCTGTAAAAGAAAATGCTATTGGTTATATAAAAGACACTAGCTATGGCATGACTCGAGTAGAAGTGGTGTGTAATACCTGTGATGCTCATCAGGGACATGTGTTTCCTGATGGACCAGAGCCAAGTGGCTTGAGGTATTGTATCAATTCGGCTTCTATGCAACTGCTGGAGGATGATAATAAAGAAGCAACAGCCATTATTGGTGGCGGTTGTTTTTGGTGTACTGAGGCAGTATTTCAGAGAGTCGAAGGTGTAAGCCATGTTGAATCTGGCTATTCTGGTGGTGCAATTAAAAACCCGACCTACAGAGAAATCTGTTCGGGACGCACAGGACATGCAGAAGTGATTAAGATAACCTACGATCCGGAAGTATTGGATTATGCTGATCTACTAAGGATCTTCTTCTCAACTCATGATCCGACTACTTTGAATCGACAAGGTTACGATCAGGGAACACAATATCGATCTGTGATTTTCTTTCAGGATGAAAAAGAGAAGGAAATAGCGGAAGAAGTTGTTTTAGAGATGAAGGATTACTTTGACGATCCGATCGTGACAGAAATAAGCCCATTAGGAGCTTATTATACAGCCGAAGAAGATCATCAGAACTATTATAACGAACACAGAAGTCAAGGCTACTGTACGGCCATTATAGATCCAAAAGTTGCTAAGTTGAGGGCCATGTTTGCCGATCGGCTTAAACCAGAAATGAGTTAA
- the pbpC gene encoding penicillin-binding protein 1C, translated as MIRLIKRYRKVLLIVAFCTSLIYYYALPKVLFDDPYATVVNDFRGELMSARIASDGQWRFPEIEEIPEKYEKALLLFEDQHFYKHPGVNPVALGRALWQNVSEGKVVSGGSTITMQVIRLARKGKGRSIGEKLIEMTLATRLELRYKKSSILKLYASHAPFGGNTVGLSAASWRYFQRPPEHLSWAESALLAILPNQPSLLFPGRRNERLKAKRDRLLDRLYGEGHMDLTSLDLAKAEPLPDGPSNLPQKADHFLNYISSNGKAGKVTKSTIDGHLQTRVTNVLNAHHQLLKTDGIHNAAVLVLDVKENKVISYNGNVSIAGSEHASYVDVIQAPRSTGSLLKPILYASLLDEGMILPKTLIPDVPTFYSDFAPKNFTRKYDGAVHADMAISRSLNVPAVNMLKQYGYPRFHQKLRGLGMSTLTQPADHYGLAMILGGSDGTLWDMANIYAGMSRTLSDFQANRSSYNTASFDFADYSVKQGEVGKSKDDSMLSASSIWFAFQAMLEVYRPDEDSSWKMYSSSRKVAWKTGTSFGYRDGWAIGVTPEYVVGVWVGNADGEGRPGLTGIKAAAPIMFDVFDLLPETSWFLPPRSELTTAAVDRQSGHLASPYSSEVDTVFIPKVGLRTAASPYHQRVHLTKTGDFRVNAACYPLNDMIAKNWFVLPPKQAFYFRKKNPTYQELPPLLANCADEELSLVVMDMIYPEQDATLYIPIQQDGTKGQLIFEATHRKQDSELHWHLDDTYLGSTNTQHVMGLQPVPGDHVVRVIDSDGNELVRSFKVLSREGDE; from the coding sequence TTGATAAGGCTCATAAAACGATATCGTAAGGTCCTGCTGATCGTTGCCTTTTGCACAAGCCTTATATACTACTATGCTTTACCGAAGGTGCTCTTTGACGATCCCTATGCCACAGTGGTCAATGACTTCAGAGGTGAGCTGATGTCTGCCAGAATTGCATCAGATGGTCAATGGAGATTCCCAGAAATTGAAGAGATCCCGGAAAAGTACGAAAAGGCCCTTTTGCTCTTTGAAGATCAGCACTTTTATAAGCACCCAGGAGTAAACCCTGTTGCCCTAGGTCGTGCCTTGTGGCAAAACGTGAGTGAAGGCAAAGTCGTGAGTGGTGGTAGCACCATCACCATGCAGGTTATACGCCTTGCACGAAAAGGGAAGGGCCGTTCCATTGGTGAGAAGCTCATCGAAATGACGCTGGCCACACGATTGGAATTGAGGTATAAAAAGTCAAGCATATTGAAGCTTTATGCCTCTCATGCTCCGTTTGGTGGAAATACGGTCGGACTCAGTGCAGCTTCATGGCGGTATTTTCAACGTCCACCTGAGCATCTCTCTTGGGCTGAGTCTGCCTTGTTGGCCATTTTACCTAACCAGCCCTCGTTGCTCTTTCCGGGTAGAAGGAATGAGAGATTAAAAGCAAAGAGAGATCGACTTCTAGATCGACTCTATGGTGAAGGCCATATGGACCTGACTTCTCTGGACTTGGCCAAGGCTGAACCCTTACCAGACGGGCCTAGTAATCTACCTCAGAAGGCTGATCATTTTTTGAACTACATATCCAGCAATGGCAAAGCAGGAAAGGTGACAAAATCTACTATTGATGGTCACCTGCAAACCAGAGTGACTAATGTGCTGAATGCCCACCATCAATTGTTGAAAACGGATGGTATTCATAATGCTGCGGTGCTGGTCCTTGATGTCAAGGAAAACAAGGTCATCAGTTATAATGGTAATGTGTCAATTGCGGGTAGTGAACATGCGTCATACGTGGATGTAATTCAAGCCCCAAGAAGCACAGGTAGTTTGCTAAAGCCAATCCTCTATGCAAGCTTATTGGATGAGGGTATGATTTTGCCAAAGACCTTGATCCCTGATGTGCCGACTTTCTATTCGGATTTTGCCCCTAAGAACTTCACCAGAAAATATGATGGGGCCGTTCATGCCGATATGGCTATTTCCAGGTCTTTGAATGTGCCCGCGGTAAACATGCTGAAACAATATGGCTATCCTCGGTTTCATCAGAAGCTGAGGGGTTTGGGGATGAGCACTTTGACTCAGCCTGCCGATCATTATGGGCTAGCAATGATCCTTGGTGGTTCTGATGGTACGCTTTGGGATATGGCGAATATCTATGCGGGCATGTCAAGAACGCTTTCTGACTTTCAGGCAAACAGGTCCTCATATAATACTGCCAGTTTCGATTTTGCAGATTACTCCGTAAAGCAGGGAGAGGTAGGAAAGTCGAAAGATGATTCAATGTTGAGTGCTTCTTCCATTTGGTTTGCTTTTCAGGCAATGCTTGAGGTCTACCGTCCTGATGAGGACTCTTCTTGGAAAATGTATTCAAGTTCAAGGAAGGTGGCATGGAAGACAGGAACCAGCTTTGGTTACCGCGATGGTTGGGCCATCGGGGTAACACCAGAATACGTGGTAGGTGTATGGGTAGGTAACGCAGATGGTGAGGGGAGACCTGGTTTGACAGGTATCAAGGCTGCTGCTCCTATAATGTTTGATGTTTTTGATCTACTGCCAGAGACCAGTTGGTTTTTGCCACCAAGATCAGAGCTTACTACGGCTGCGGTAGATCGTCAAAGTGGTCATTTGGCTTCGCCATATTCTTCCGAGGTTGATACGGTCTTCATTCCAAAAGTCGGTTTGAGAACAGCTGCTAGTCCTTACCACCAAAGGGTGCATTTGACTAAAACAGGAGACTTCAGGGTGAATGCTGCTTGCTACCCTCTGAATGACATGATTGCTAAGAACTGGTTTGTATTGCCACCCAAGCAGGCTTTTTACTTTAGAAAGAAGAACCCTACCTATCAGGAATTGCCTCCATTACTGGCTAATTGTGCTGATGAGGAACTGTCTTTGGTAGTAATGGATATGATCTACCCTGAGCAAGACGCGACACTCTATATTCCTATTCAGCAAGATGGAACGAAAGGCCAGCTTATTTTTGAGGCGACACATCGCAAGCAAGACTCGGAATTGCACTGGCATTTGGATGATACCTACCTAGGGAGTACAAATACTCAACATGTAATGGGTTTGCAACCAGTACCCGGTGATCATGTGGTCCGAGTTATCGATTCGGATGGGAATGAATTGGTAAGGTCTTTTAAGGTGCTCTCGAGGGAAGGGGATGAATAA
- a CDS encoding alpha-2-macroglobulin family protein: MSRSFKLTIFNLVLMLLIAACSSKKESSSDLDRRADEQFTAYVSSYTSGQVSSRSFVTVQLASEVSKEFQKLNALTFSPSISGEVNWLTDRVIEFRPKHPLKNGQAYVAKLDLMALGFELEEGKEEFQFGFRAIPQDFDFRITSIVSDTNDPMKKQVVKGELQTADVADTLKLRQALTVRQPGATLEVQWDFDQNAGTNHAFTISGAERKEEGSKLSYQFDGTSIGVVRSSRGTTDIPALNDFKVVDSKVFKVGSPYVLLSFSDPLNEAQDLHGLITLEDDDNLRFSVSENQVKVYTSTNLTGIKRLSVYPGIKNKLDYKMEDGFGTNVSFAQTKPEVKIVNKGTILPSTDGLVLPFEAVNLRAVDVTVIKIFEDNVVQFLQANNLNGGDRLRSVGRPIHESRVILDESNLLDLSGWNRFNLDISELVNTEPGAIYQVRLSFKKAYSLYNCGEGALDELPLEGEVEEDNWEANSGENGGAYDSYYNYSYNSNYNWSERDNPCSDSYYYGTNRMVNTNILASNLGLIAKIGNNRELNAFVSDLRTTKPISGAEVQVYDFQQTVIESLTTDGEGKVALDLDRKPFLLVVSRGAEKGYLKLWDGQSLSLSNFNVGGARVERGIKGFIYGERGVWRPGDNIYLNFLLEDSEANLPEDHPVVMELVDPSGNVKVRKVETSGLNGFYHFPLKTEDDAPTGNWLARVKIGGTEFTKRIKVETVKPNRLKIDLKFDKDRVLAGGRALSGDLNVQWLSGAPAKNLKAEFDLYLNPTKTVFEDYPNYMFDDRAKEFQSETQRIYSGTIDAKGHADVNVSLNKKSNAPGMLTATFSGKVFEPGGDFSIDQFSIPFYPYESFVGIKKPEGDRRGQLLTDEDHMMQIVSVDAEGNPLDKKGLVLEVFKLNWRWWWDRSSDNLAYYISRNYNQPYDRQRVETVDGKASVKLNIPNRDWGRYYVRVRDIESGHSAGAITYFDWPGWAEEGRPGGAALLNFSTDAEDYKVGEPITLNIPASAEGRALVSIENGSKVVASYWVDTKEGANEFVFESTREMVPNAYVHTTLLQPHAQTSNDLPIRLYGIVPVNISDPNSRLKPEISLPDVLEPESQVEVNVSEQNGKPMTYTIAVVDEGLLDITRFKTPNPWNTFFARQALGVKTWDVYDDVIGAYHGDLSRLLALGGDGSGASPEKVKANRFKPVVMHLGPFELEAGEKASHSFQMPNYVGSVRTMVVAGQDGAYGKTEQATPVRKPLMVLGTLPRVVGPGEKIKLPVSVFAMEPDVKDVEVSVKGNQLLKIVNDQNQSLKFEEIGDQVVDFEFEVSEAIGVGEVEIVATSGRERATYKVEVQVRNPNPIITDVSEFTLQAGESLNNSFDQVGMAGTNEFSLELSIIPPINLGKRLSYLMRYPHGCIEQTTSSVFPQLFLSDITELSEREATDVQRNVKAGIDRIGKFQTATGGFAYWPGNSDDNDWGTNYGGDFLLEAKDKGYFVPSKLLNDWKKYQRKRARSWSRYSAYNDDLVQAYRLYVLAKAQAPELGAMNRLREDDRLSLEAKWRLAAAYALVGRAQVAREIIDQLPTQSPRKSNYYYYGSMVRDNAMILETLGLLSMQNEGLTLMRSVAQALSERRWMSTQTTAYALLSIIKFAGVDKTNGGVEASYQIDNKATQEVNTSRPIILIDTPVTGTESVNAQVENKGAGVLFVRAIKKGQPLTGQEKPAEEGLRLAVTYSDRNGNTIDPNTLDQGADFFAEVSIFNPGTRGVYKDLALSQIFPSGWEILNDRLNEIPGVVQKVDYDYRDVRDDRVFTYFDLRPNERKKFRVALNATYAGQYYLPAVKVEAMYDDTINARTSGQWVKVERSDN; this comes from the coding sequence ATGTCCAGAAGTTTCAAATTAACCATCTTCAACCTTGTGTTAATGCTCTTGATTGCTGCCTGTAGCAGTAAAAAGGAGTCTTCTAGTGACCTTGACAGGCGGGCAGATGAGCAATTTACCGCTTATGTTTCTTCTTACACATCGGGTCAGGTTTCTTCCAGATCCTTTGTAACTGTTCAACTGGCGAGTGAGGTGTCAAAAGAGTTTCAGAAGCTGAATGCATTGACCTTTTCGCCATCGATTAGTGGAGAGGTCAATTGGTTAACAGATCGGGTGATTGAATTTCGTCCAAAACATCCCCTCAAGAATGGGCAAGCGTATGTGGCCAAGTTGGACCTTATGGCCTTGGGTTTCGAATTAGAAGAAGGAAAAGAGGAATTTCAATTTGGCTTTCGAGCAATTCCACAAGACTTTGATTTTAGAATTACAAGTATTGTAAGCGATACCAATGACCCAATGAAAAAACAGGTGGTCAAGGGTGAGTTGCAGACTGCTGATGTGGCAGACACATTGAAGCTCAGGCAAGCATTGACCGTCAGACAACCTGGTGCGACCTTGGAGGTGCAATGGGACTTCGATCAGAACGCAGGGACTAATCACGCTTTCACCATTTCTGGAGCGGAACGTAAAGAGGAGGGTTCTAAGTTGAGCTATCAGTTTGATGGGACATCTATTGGTGTTGTAAGATCCAGTAGGGGAACGACTGACATTCCTGCTCTTAATGACTTCAAGGTGGTCGATAGTAAGGTCTTCAAAGTAGGTAGTCCATACGTTCTGTTGAGCTTTTCAGATCCTTTGAATGAGGCTCAGGACCTTCATGGTTTGATAACGCTGGAGGATGATGATAATCTCAGGTTTTCGGTCTCAGAAAATCAAGTGAAAGTTTACACCTCAACTAACTTGACGGGAATCAAGAGACTTTCGGTATATCCTGGAATTAAGAACAAGCTGGATTACAAAATGGAAGATGGCTTTGGTACCAATGTCTCTTTTGCCCAGACCAAACCAGAAGTAAAAATCGTCAATAAGGGAACCATTTTACCGAGTACAGATGGTTTGGTGTTGCCCTTTGAAGCAGTCAATCTCAGGGCGGTGGATGTTACTGTGATCAAAATCTTCGAGGATAATGTAGTTCAGTTTTTACAGGCTAATAACCTAAATGGAGGTGATCGCCTGAGAAGTGTTGGCCGTCCGATCCATGAAAGCCGTGTGATTCTTGATGAATCCAATTTATTGGATCTATCAGGGTGGAACCGGTTTAACTTGGATATCTCAGAGCTTGTCAATACAGAGCCTGGAGCCATCTATCAAGTCAGACTGAGCTTTAAGAAAGCTTATTCCCTATATAATTGTGGTGAGGGCGCACTGGATGAATTGCCTCTGGAAGGTGAGGTTGAAGAAGATAATTGGGAAGCTAACAGCGGTGAAAACGGAGGGGCATATGACAGCTATTACAACTACAGCTATAATTCAAATTATAACTGGAGTGAACGAGATAACCCTTGCAGTGATAGTTATTATTATGGCACCAACAGGATGGTAAATACCAATATTCTGGCTTCCAACCTTGGGCTCATTGCCAAGATTGGTAACAATAGAGAACTGAATGCCTTCGTCTCAGACCTGAGAACCACCAAGCCGATTTCGGGTGCAGAGGTCCAAGTGTATGACTTTCAACAAACTGTAATCGAGAGCCTCACCACCGATGGCGAAGGAAAAGTAGCCTTAGACCTTGACCGAAAGCCTTTTCTACTTGTGGTGAGTAGAGGTGCCGAAAAGGGATATCTAAAGCTTTGGGATGGCCAATCACTCTCTTTAAGCAACTTTAACGTGGGTGGAGCAAGAGTCGAGCGTGGTATCAAAGGTTTTATCTATGGCGAGCGGGGCGTTTGGCGGCCTGGTGACAATATCTACCTCAACTTTTTATTAGAAGACAGTGAAGCCAACCTGCCGGAAGATCACCCTGTAGTAATGGAACTGGTCGATCCATCTGGCAATGTGAAAGTTAGAAAGGTAGAAACCAGCGGATTGAATGGTTTCTATCATTTCCCACTTAAAACTGAAGACGATGCACCTACCGGTAATTGGCTGGCAAGGGTTAAAATTGGAGGTACAGAATTCACTAAGAGAATTAAGGTTGAGACCGTCAAACCCAATCGCTTAAAGATTGATTTGAAGTTTGACAAGGACAGGGTTTTAGCCGGAGGGAGAGCCCTAAGTGGCGACTTGAATGTACAATGGCTCAGCGGTGCCCCAGCCAAGAACCTTAAAGCCGAATTCGATCTTTACCTAAATCCTACCAAGACGGTATTTGAGGATTATCCCAACTATATGTTTGACGATCGGGCAAAGGAATTCCAGTCCGAAACCCAGCGAATTTATAGTGGTACTATTGATGCCAAGGGACATGCTGATGTCAATGTCTCCTTAAACAAGAAATCCAACGCACCAGGTATGTTAACCGCTACTTTTAGTGGTAAAGTGTTTGAACCGGGGGGCGACTTTAGTATTGATCAGTTCAGCATTCCATTTTATCCCTACGAAAGTTTTGTTGGGATAAAGAAGCCCGAGGGAGATAGAAGAGGTCAATTGTTAACGGATGAAGACCATATGATGCAGATCGTTTCTGTGGATGCTGAGGGAAATCCTTTGGATAAGAAAGGACTTGTATTAGAAGTTTTTAAACTCAATTGGCGTTGGTGGTGGGACAGGTCATCAGATAATCTTGCCTATTACATTAGTCGTAATTATAACCAGCCCTATGATCGGCAAAGGGTAGAAACGGTTGATGGCAAGGCATCCGTCAAGCTAAATATTCCTAATCGTGATTGGGGTAGGTATTACGTCCGGGTGCGAGATATAGAATCGGGTCATTCAGCCGGGGCTATCACTTATTTTGATTGGCCAGGTTGGGCTGAAGAGGGTAGACCTGGTGGGGCTGCATTGCTCAATTTTTCTACAGATGCGGAAGACTATAAGGTTGGTGAACCCATTACACTCAATATTCCAGCAAGTGCCGAGGGGCGTGCCTTGGTAAGCATTGAGAATGGCAGTAAGGTAGTGGCTTCTTACTGGGTCGATACCAAAGAAGGAGCCAACGAGTTTGTTTTTGAGTCGACTCGTGAAATGGTGCCTAATGCTTACGTTCACACAACACTATTGCAACCCCATGCACAGACTAGCAATGATTTGCCTATTAGACTTTATGGGATTGTACCTGTTAATATCAGCGACCCAAATTCGAGATTAAAACCTGAGATTTCACTGCCTGATGTATTGGAGCCTGAGTCACAGGTAGAAGTAAATGTGTCAGAGCAGAATGGTAAACCCATGACCTATACCATTGCTGTGGTGGACGAAGGTTTATTGGATATTACTCGATTCAAGACCCCTAATCCTTGGAATACATTCTTTGCACGTCAGGCCTTGGGTGTGAAAACCTGGGACGTTTATGATGATGTAATCGGTGCTTATCATGGAGATTTATCTAGGCTCCTGGCACTCGGAGGTGATGGTTCTGGGGCTAGCCCTGAAAAGGTTAAGGCTAATCGATTCAAGCCAGTAGTAATGCATTTAGGGCCTTTTGAGTTAGAAGCTGGTGAAAAGGCCTCTCACAGTTTCCAAATGCCAAATTATGTAGGTTCAGTGAGAACCATGGTAGTTGCGGGACAAGATGGTGCTTATGGTAAAACAGAGCAGGCAACACCAGTGCGAAAGCCATTGATGGTTTTGGGTACGCTCCCGAGGGTAGTAGGGCCAGGTGAGAAGATCAAGCTTCCTGTTTCGGTTTTCGCCATGGAGCCAGATGTGAAAGATGTGGAGGTGAGCGTTAAGGGAAATCAGCTATTGAAGATTGTTAATGACCAAAATCAGTCTTTGAAATTCGAAGAGATTGGCGATCAGGTTGTTGATTTTGAATTCGAGGTAAGCGAAGCCATTGGTGTTGGCGAGGTGGAAATTGTGGCTACTTCAGGAAGGGAGCGAGCGACTTACAAGGTAGAGGTGCAGGTTAGAAATCCCAATCCAATCATTACAGACGTCTCGGAGTTTACGCTTCAAGCAGGAGAAAGCCTAAACAACAGTTTTGACCAGGTCGGGATGGCTGGAACGAATGAGTTCTCTTTGGAGCTAAGCATTATCCCACCAATTAATTTAGGCAAGCGACTGAGTTATCTCATGCGTTATCCTCATGGGTGCATTGAGCAAACTACATCTTCTGTCTTTCCACAACTGTTCTTAAGTGATATTACCGAGCTGTCTGAACGAGAGGCCACCGATGTTCAAAGGAACGTGAAAGCGGGCATCGATCGGATCGGGAAATTTCAGACCGCAACAGGAGGTTTCGCCTACTGGCCAGGTAATAGTGATGATAATGATTGGGGAACCAATTATGGCGGAGATTTTCTATTGGAGGCCAAGGATAAAGGTTACTTCGTTCCGTCAAAACTCCTGAACGACTGGAAGAAATATCAAAGAAAAAGAGCACGTAGTTGGAGCAGATACTCAGCTTATAATGATGACTTAGTCCAAGCATATCGATTATATGTTTTGGCAAAAGCACAAGCGCCTGAGTTGGGAGCGATGAATCGATTGAGGGAAGATGATCGACTCAGCTTAGAGGCTAAGTGGCGATTAGCGGCCGCATATGCTTTGGTAGGGAGAGCACAGGTAGCACGAGAAATCATTGATCAATTACCTACCCAATCGCCCAGAAAATCCAATTACTACTACTACGGATCAATGGTTCGAGACAATGCGATGATTCTTGAGACCCTGGGCCTATTGAGTATGCAGAACGAAGGATTGACACTGATGAGGTCAGTAGCTCAGGCACTCAGTGAAAGGCGATGGATGAGCACACAAACCACTGCTTATGCCTTACTCTCAATTATCAAATTTGCCGGGGTAGATAAGACCAATGGTGGTGTAGAAGCCAGTTATCAGATCGATAACAAGGCTACTCAGGAAGTCAATACTTCCAGACCGATTATTCTGATCGATACTCCTGTAACCGGAACAGAGTCAGTTAATGCCCAAGTAGAGAATAAAGGGGCTGGTGTCCTTTTCGTTCGAGCGATTAAAAAGGGTCAACCCCTAACGGGTCAGGAAAAGCCTGCGGAAGAGGGACTGAGGCTGGCTGTCACTTACTCTGATCGGAATGGTAATACTATTGATCCTAATACCTTGGATCAAGGTGCTGACTTTTTCGCTGAAGTATCCATTTTCAACCCTGGTACCCGTGGGGTCTATAAGGATCTTGCGCTGAGCCAAATCTTCCCTTCAGGGTGGGAGATTCTAAACGATCGTTTGAACGAAATTCCAGGAGTGGTGCAAAAGGTAGACTATGATTATCGTGACGTCAGAGATGATCGAGTCTTCACCTATTTTGACTTAAGGCCGAATGAGCGAAAGAAGTTCAGAGTTGCTTTGAACGCTACTTATGCCGGTCAATATTACTTACCAGCGGTTAAAGTGGAAGCGATGTATGACGATACCATTAATGCCAGAACTTCTGGCCAATGGGTAAAAGTTGAGAGAAGCGATAATTGA
- a CDS encoding DUF3471 domain-containing protein — MKQKSRSLRQAVLICLTLAISSIAFAQETEKKEDSTKEYAGEYTFDNKSDFGFDVTVTYDADNGLQAEPTDKSQPKADLMALGEDEFELLKTGGLIATFKRDEKGKVVSVTLAAGDRSFTCIKK, encoded by the coding sequence ATGAAACAGAAATCAAGATCATTAAGACAGGCTGTCCTTATCTGTCTTACACTAGCCATCAGTTCGATTGCCTTCGCACAAGAGACTGAGAAAAAAGAAGATTCGACCAAGGAGTATGCCGGAGAGTACACCTTTGATAACAAATCAGATTTCGGCTTTGATGTTACCGTTACATATGATGCCGACAATGGTCTGCAGGCTGAACCGACAGACAAATCTCAGCCAAAGGCAGATTTAATGGCCTTAGGAGAAGACGAATTCGAGTTATTAAAAACAGGCGGGCTTATTGCCACTTTCAAGCGTGACGAAAAGGGTAAGGTTGTTTCGGTCACACTAGCGGCCGGAGACAGGAGTTTTACCTGCATTAAAAAATAA